The DNA sequence AGGACAACCGCGCGGAGCGCGGTTTCGGGGGTGCGGGGGCTTGCCCCCGCAAGAAACGGTGAAAGGGCGGGCCCGGGGCACCCTCACCCCACCAGCCGCCGCCCCCGCAACGCCACCCCCAGCGCCAGCCGGCTGTCCGGATCGTCGGGATCCGTTCCCAGCAAGCCGGCGATGCGCGCCAGGCGGTCGTACAGCGTCTGCCGGTTGACGTGCAGCTCCCGTGCCGTCTCCGCCTTGCGGCCCGCGTGGCGGAGGTAGGTGTCCAGGGTGGGGAGGAGCGGGGTCCGGGCGGTGGTGTCGTGGGTGAGGAGGGGGCCGAGGACGCGGTCGACGAAGGCCGCGAGGTCGTCGTGGCCGCGCAGGCGGGACAGGAGGAGGTCGACGTCGAGGGCGCGGGCGTCGTACCAGGGGCGGTCGGGCAGGCCGGTCGCGGCGGTCGCCGCCTCGGCGGCGTGCCGCAGGGCGGCGCCCGCGGTGGTCCAGTCGGCCGGTGCGCCCACCACGACCACCGGCGGCCGGGAGCGGACCCGCCGCGCCCCGGTGCGCAGGGCGGCGGCGAGCCGGTCGGCGACGGCCGGGCGGTCGGCCGCGGCCCGGAGGCCGGCGAGCAGCGGGATCCGGCCCTCGGGCAGCCGGACGCCCAGCAGTACGGGCACTCCTGCCGCGGCTAGTTCTTCCTGGACCGCGCAGGTCAGTGCCGCCGGGCCGGTGTCCCGGCCGGGGCCCGCCGGGGCGTCGAGGACGACCGGCAGCAGCGGCCCGGGGCCGGGGCGGAAGCCGAGGACGCGGGCCAGGGCGGGGGCGTCGGCCGGGTCGAGCCGGCCCTCGGCGAGGTCGGTGAGGAAGTCGCCGCGCCCCCGGGCCGCCAGCTCCTCCTCCTGGCGGGCCTGGAGGAGGACGACCGCCAGCAGGCCGGCCGTCCGGTCGGCGGCGACGCGGTGCACCGGGGCCAGCGGCGCGTGCACGGGCAGGACGGTCAGCCGGGCCCGCGGGCCGCCCGGGGCCTGCCCGGGGACGTCCACGGCCATCCGCCCGGCCAGGTCGGCGCGGCGCAGCCCGTCCCACACCTGGAGCGGGTCGGCGGCGCCGGGCGGCGCGGGGTCGGGGCCGGCCGCGTAGAGGAGCCGCCCGTCGGCGGCCTCCAGGAAGACCGGGTTGGCGGTGAACTCGGCCAGCAGCCGCAGCACTTCGGGCGCCCCGCCGCCGTCCAGCAGCGCCTCCGTGCACCGCCGGTGGACGCCGTCCGCGCGCCGGAGCAGCGCGTAGTGCGCGTTGACCAGCTCGGTGTGGAGCTCCTCGGTGACCGCGACGAACGGGACCTCCCGGTGCAGCTGGACGAGCGGGAGCCCGGCCGCGCGGGCCGCGTCCACGACGGCGGCGGGCAGCGCGGGCAGGCGTGCGCCGAGCTCCACGACCAGGGCCGCGATCTCCCGTTCCACCAGGGTGCGGACGAAGGCGCGCTGCTCGGCCGGGCGGGCGCCCAGGCCCAGGCCGGTGGTCAGCAGCAGCTCGCCGCCCTTGAGGAGCGCCGCGATGTGCGGCGCCTCGCCGGCGTGCACCCAGCGCACCGGACGGTCGAGGCGGTCGGCGCCGGCCAGCACCTCGGGCAGCCCCCGGCGCAGGGCCGGCAGCTCCAGGGCGCGGGCGACGGTCACGGTGCTCCGGGGGATCCCGGGTATCGGCGGCTGGGCGTGCATGACGTGAACTTACGGGACGGATGCCGGTGTCCGGGAGGTGGCCGGGAGCCCGCCGGGGCGACGCGTGGGCGCCGTGGGACGCAGCGGGCCCGCGCCCGGCCGGCCGTGGCGTGCGCGGGCGGCGCGGTGGAGCCGGGTGAGGGTTCCTTCGCCGGCGTCCGCGCCCCGGCACGCTCCTCTGCGCCCCCCCGACGCTGCCCCTCCCGTCCCCTCCCGTCTCAGCCCGGCCGAGTGTCCCGGAAGACGGCGCCCCGAGCGGCGTCCCCGCACTCCGCTCTGCGCGCGTGCGCGTAGCAGAAGAGGCCCGGCCCCCACGGAAGTTGCCGCATAGTCGGCGTCCCCGCGGCAGGGGCGTGATAGGCAGTGTGACCCGGATCCGGCGACGGCCGGTCGAGCCTGGACCTCGGGGGATGACGATGCAGCCGCTCTACGTTTTCGACGCCGAAGTCAGCGCCCTGCCCGGCGCGGACCCCTTCCCGCTGGTGCGCGAGCACGTGGGCGCCTGGCTGTGCGGGCCCGCGGGGGACGGGCCCGGGGCGGGGGAGCTGGCGGCCGCCGGCGGGCCGCGGCCGTTGCACGGCGGGCGGACGGTCGAGTGGGCCGTCGAGGGGCCACCGGACGCGACGGCCGTGCGGGTCACCGTCACGCAGCCGCTCGACGGGGACGTCGGCCGGTTCGTCACCCGGATCACCGTGTCGTCCGTCGCGGGACGGGTGGGGCTGCGGGTGGTGATGGGCCGGGAGGTCGACGGGGGATGGATCGCGCCGGTGCAGGATCCGCTGCTGCGCCGGCCCGGGCTGCTGCGGACGGTCGCCGCCGACGAGGGGCTCCGGCTGCACGTCCTCGGCCAGCGGGTGACCGGGCGGTACGAGCGGATCCGGGAGACGGCGCAGACCGCCGTGCTCACCGAGTCGCTGGCCGGCCGCACCCGGCTGCCCATCCTGCTGGTGCACCCCCGGGAGGACGCCGCCTGGACGGCCGCCCGGCAGGCGGCCGGCGAGCTGATCGGTCTTGCCCAGGTCGTCACCCTCAACTACGGCACGGCCCGGGAGCTGCGCCGGCTGCTGCCGGAGGCCGCCGTCCCGGACGGCGGCGCCCGGCTGGTCTGGCCGCTGCCGGCGCTCGCCCACCCCGCGTACGCGCGCGCCGAGGTCGCCGACCCCGCCACCCGCTTCCGCTGGATGCGCACCCTCGGCGAACTCGCCGTCGTGGCCCGGGGATCGGACCGCGGCTGGGAGGCCGCGCGCCGGGCCGCCCGGGGCAGCGCCGCCCGGCGCGCCGCCGAACGCCTCGCGGCGGCCCGGGCGACGGGCGACGTCGCCCGCCAACTGGACGTCTACGAGGAGCGGGTGGCCCGTCTTGAGGCCGACGTCGCCTTCTGGGAGGGCGAGGCCCAGACGCTCACCACCCGGCTGGAGGCCGCCGGGGACGCCGACGCCGCCCG is a window from the Streptomyces mobaraensis genome containing:
- a CDS encoding PucR family transcriptional regulator gives rise to the protein MHAQPPIPGIPRSTVTVARALELPALRRGLPEVLAGADRLDRPVRWVHAGEAPHIAALLKGGELLLTTGLGLGARPAEQRAFVRTLVEREIAALVVELGARLPALPAAVVDAARAAGLPLVQLHREVPFVAVTEELHTELVNAHYALLRRADGVHRRCTEALLDGGGAPEVLRLLAEFTANPVFLEAADGRLLYAAGPDPAPPGAADPLQVWDGLRRADLAGRMAVDVPGQAPGGPRARLTVLPVHAPLAPVHRVAADRTAGLLAVVLLQARQEEELAARGRGDFLTDLAEGRLDPADAPALARVLGFRPGPGPLLPVVLDAPAGPGRDTGPAALTCAVQEELAAAGVPVLLGVRLPEGRIPLLAGLRAAADRPAVADRLAAALRTGARRVRSRPPVVVVGAPADWTTAGAALRHAAEAATAATGLPDRPWYDARALDVDLLLSRLRGHDDLAAFVDRVLGPLLTHDTTARTPLLPTLDTYLRHAGRKAETARELHVNRQTLYDRLARIAGLLGTDPDDPDSRLALGVALRGRRLVG